One part of the Acetoanaerobium sticklandii genome encodes these proteins:
- a CDS encoding HutD family protein has translation MNYNLKIIHKEEYQTSYWSGGTTTQMLIFPEHSSYAVRNFAFRISSATVDLDKSEFTELKGINRYITPLDNLLRLTHNNKDFIDLQPFEVYNFSGGIPTTSYGKAKDFNLMLSEKASGNLESAKIDKVSTITLFKDTLEVAFENRFEILISPFHDLNIKLEDKDIILSKMDLLLVNANKPNASLDIEINCEEVAEILLCSISTT, from the coding sequence ATGAACTACAACCTAAAAATAATTCATAAAGAAGAATATCAGACATCCTATTGGTCAGGAGGAACTACTACGCAAATGTTGATTTTTCCCGAGCATTCTAGCTATGCTGTGAGAAATTTTGCATTTAGAATTAGCTCAGCTACTGTGGATTTAGATAAATCCGAATTCACAGAGCTTAAGGGGATTAATAGGTATATAACTCCATTAGATAACCTTCTAAGGCTTACACATAATAATAAAGATTTTATAGATTTGCAGCCATTTGAGGTTTATAATTTTTCTGGGGGGATTCCTACTACAAGCTATGGAAAAGCTAAGGATTTTAATCTTATGTTAAGTGAAAAAGCTTCAGGGAATCTTGAATCAGCAAAAATTGACAAAGTGTCTACCATCACTTTATTTAAGGATACCCTAGAAGTTGCATTTGAAAATAGATTTGAAATATTAATATCTCCATTTCATGATTTAAATATTAAGCTAGAAGATAAAGATATAATTTTATCAAAAATGGATTTGTTACTTGTAAATGCAAATAAACCAAATGCAAGCCTAGATATTGAAATTAACTGTGAAGAAGTAGCAGAAATTTTACTTTGTAGTATTAGTACAACCTGA
- the glsA gene encoding glutaminase A has product MQKILQEAIDNNRHWTAHGAVASYIPELAKENPDALGVCIYNIDNTTLCAGDSHTKFTIQSVSKVVTLICALMDKGKETVFSSVGMEPSADPFNSMVKLETRESHKPLNPFINAGAIVCTSMVQGDNGIEKFNRIHNMIKIMADNPAIDINQSVYRSEKLTGNTNRAIAYYLKGAGLIEKDVEDVLDTYFKLCSIEITALDVAKMASVIANNGITPWSNERLMSIEICRIVKAIMTTCGLYDSSGQFSVDVGLPSKSGVGGCIMAVAPQNMGIAVIGPALDSHGNSMAGKKVLEYLANELNLSIF; this is encoded by the coding sequence ATGCAAAAGATACTTCAAGAGGCTATTGACAATAACAGACATTGGACTGCCCATGGCGCTGTCGCTTCATACATACCTGAGCTTGCTAAAGAGAATCCAGATGCTTTAGGTGTCTGTATTTACAATATTGATAATACAACGCTATGTGCTGGAGATTCTCATACTAAATTCACTATCCAAAGTGTTTCTAAAGTAGTGACCTTAATTTGTGCTCTCATGGATAAAGGAAAAGAAACTGTTTTTTCTAGTGTTGGAATGGAGCCTTCAGCAGACCCGTTTAACTCTATGGTAAAATTAGAAACTAGAGAATCTCATAAACCACTTAATCCTTTTATAAATGCTGGTGCTATAGTATGTACCTCGATGGTCCAGGGGGACAACGGCATTGAGAAATTTAATAGAATCCACAACATGATTAAAATTATGGCAGACAACCCAGCTATAGATATAAATCAATCCGTCTATCGGTCAGAAAAGCTAACAGGAAATACCAATAGAGCCATCGCCTATTACTTAAAAGGCGCTGGGCTGATTGAAAAAGATGTCGAGGATGTCCTGGATACATATTTTAAGCTTTGTTCTATTGAAATAACTGCCCTAGACGTTGCAAAAATGGCTAGTGTGATAGCAAATAATGGCATAACTCCGTGGTCAAATGAAAGATTAATGAGCATAGAAATATGCAGAATAGTAAAAGCCATAATGACTACCTGTGGACTTTACGATTCTTCAGGACAATTTTCTGTTGATGTTGGACTTCCTTCAAAAAGTGGTGTAGGTGGATGCATAATGGCCGTGGCCCCTCAAAACATGGGCATAGCTGTTATAGGTCCAGCCCTAGATTCTCATGGAAACAGCATGGCAGGAAAAAAAGTTTTAGAATATCTTGCCAATGAACTAAATCTAAGTATTTTTTAA
- a CDS encoding barstar family protein, with protein sequence MIKVVLDGKDMKNKDYVHLYIKHQLDNNEYYGNNLDALWDVLMSYSSKIEIRLLNKESLIANLEDYGYALIDLFEDASKENKNVIFEIHNTREEKQ encoded by the coding sequence ATGATAAAAGTAGTTTTAGATGGGAAGGATATGAAAAATAAGGACTATGTACATCTTTATATAAAGCATCAATTGGATAACAACGAATACTACGGAAATAATTTAGATGCTCTTTGGGATGTTCTTATGAGCTACAGTTCAAAGATTGAAATTAGGCTCCTTAATAAGGAAAGCCTGATAGCTAATTTAGAAGACTATGGATATGCTCTTATAGATTTGTTTGAAGATGCATCAAAAGAAAATAAGAATGTTATATTTGAAATTCATAACACTCGTGAGGAGAAGCAATAA
- a CDS encoding ribonuclease domain-containing protein, whose translation MNFNIKKVFSIVMMIVYIFSFVACSPLQTEEYNDSDITQINESEESLKDLENHLNKASGTSNLSNAEIDEKGYYTSKAEVALFIHTYNKLPRNYITKKDAGSMGWEASEGNLWEVTDKMSIGGDRFGNREGKLPKKSGREYFECDINYEGGFRGPERLVYSNDGLIYYTKDHYDSFELLYKEE comes from the coding sequence GTGAATTTTAATATAAAAAAAGTATTTTCCATAGTTATGATGATTGTATACATTTTTTCCTTTGTAGCTTGTAGCCCATTGCAAACAGAAGAATATAATGATTCAGATATCACGCAAATAAACGAAAGTGAAGAAAGCTTAAAAGATTTAGAAAATCACCTAAATAAAGCATCAGGAACTTCAAATTTATCTAATGCCGAGATAGATGAAAAAGGGTATTACACAAGTAAAGCTGAGGTTGCATTATTTATTCATACTTACAATAAGCTGCCAAGAAATTATATAACTAAAAAAGATGCAGGGAGTATGGGATGGGAAGCTAGTGAAGGAAATCTATGGGAAGTGACAGATAAAATGAGCATTGGAGGAGATAGATTTGGAAATAGAGAAGGCAAGCTACCTAAAAAATCAGGCAGGGAGTACTTCGAATGTGATATAAATTATGAAGGAGGATTTAGAGGGCCAGAAAGATTAGTATATTCAAATGATGGATTAATATATTACACAAAGGATCATTATGATAGCTTTGAATTGCTTTACAAAGAGGAGTGA